TTCAGAAGGTTGTACTCTTCGACGAATTTCGTGCAAAATCAAATACTTCCGGTGGCCTTGCCGCGCACGAGAAGAGCCTTGCCTTCCGCGTGACGCTGCAGGACGCGGCTGGCACGCTGCAGGACGAAGTCGTCGATCAGGCGATCCAGGCGCTGATCGAGCGGATGGCTCGTTCTGGTGCGCGCCTGCGCGGCTAAGGAGAGGGGCCGCCCGCTCGCGGGTGGCGCTTCCCCATCGTAAGTTTTGGTTTTAACGCGCTGTATGGCAGATATGAACGACATGACCTCGAGTGAATTCGAAGCCCTCCTGACGGCGCAACGCAGTGCCATGAACCGCGACGCTTCGGCGCCGGCGTCCACCGAGACGCCGACGCTGACGAAAGCGGAACTGGCGGAGCTGCTGTTCGACAGCGTCGGCCTGAACAAGCGTGAAGCGAAGGACATGGTCGAGGCGTTCTTCGAAGTGATCCGCGACGCGCTCGAAAACGGCGAAAGCGTCAAGCTGTCGGGATTCGGCAACTTCCAGCTGCGCGACAAGCCGCAGCGTCCGGGCCGCAATCCGAAGACGGGCGAGGCGATTCCGATCGCGGCCCGCCGGGTGGTAACCTTCCACGCGAGCCAGAAACTGAAGGCGCTGGTCGAAAACGGCGCGGAGTAACGCCCGCGCGCTGACGTCTCCGCGCGGCCGCCGCGCACCCTTTACCGACGGTTAACCGACGATGACCACCACGGTTGAGAAAGTCGTCTTGCCTCCGATTCCCGCGAAGCGCT
The sequence above is a segment of the Burkholderia diffusa genome. Coding sequences within it:
- a CDS encoding integration host factor subunit alpha, with translation MNDMTSSEFEALLTAQRSAMNRDASAPASTETPTLTKAELAELLFDSVGLNKREAKDMVEAFFEVIRDALENGESVKLSGFGNFQLRDKPQRPGRNPKTGEAIPIAARRVVTFHASQKLKALVENGAE